A stretch of the Bradyrhizobium sp. CCBAU 53351 genome encodes the following:
- a CDS encoding SIS domain-containing protein: MPSSKPLMTASSGPIPDSVESALRTLETESGGINALAAALRGPLGETFARAVDLIRNAKGRVIVTGLGKSGHMGRKIAATLASTGTPAFFVHAAEAGHGDLGMITTDDVIMALSWSGEQPEMKNLVNYSARFAIPMIAVTSNAGSSLGQAADIVIELPRAREACPHNLAPTTSTLMQAAIGDALAIALLEGRGFTALEFAHFHPGGKLGAMLKFVRDYMRTGAEIPVKPEGTAMSEAVVEMSAKGLGCVCIVNEANEAVGIITDGDLRRHMRPDLLTASVDDIMTRQPKTVPPSMLATEMIEVLNTRKITTLVVTEAGKVVGIVHLHDLLRAGVA, from the coding sequence ATGCCGAGCTCGAAACCGCTGATGACCGCATCATCCGGCCCCATCCCCGACAGCGTCGAATCCGCGCTCCGCACCCTGGAGACGGAGAGCGGCGGCATCAACGCGCTCGCAGCCGCCCTGCGCGGCCCGCTGGGCGAGACCTTCGCCAGGGCGGTCGACCTGATCCGCAACGCCAAGGGCCGCGTCATCGTCACCGGGCTCGGCAAGTCAGGCCATATGGGGCGCAAGATCGCGGCGACATTGGCCTCGACCGGCACGCCCGCCTTCTTCGTGCATGCGGCCGAAGCCGGCCATGGCGACCTCGGCATGATCACCACCGACGACGTCATCATGGCGCTGTCCTGGTCCGGCGAGCAGCCGGAGATGAAGAACCTCGTGAACTATTCGGCGCGCTTTGCGATTCCCATGATCGCGGTGACGTCGAACGCTGGATCCTCGCTGGGACAAGCGGCCGACATCGTGATCGAGCTGCCGAGGGCGCGCGAGGCCTGCCCGCACAATCTGGCGCCGACGACGTCGACGCTGATGCAGGCTGCGATCGGCGATGCGCTCGCGATCGCGTTGCTCGAAGGCCGCGGCTTCACCGCGCTCGAATTCGCGCATTTCCATCCCGGCGGCAAGCTGGGCGCGATGCTGAAATTCGTCCGCGACTACATGCGCACGGGCGCGGAAATCCCGGTCAAGCCCGAGGGCACCGCGATGTCGGAGGCCGTGGTCGAGATGTCGGCCAAGGGTTTGGGGTGCGTCTGCATTGTCAACGAGGCGAACGAGGCCGTCGGCATCATCACCGACGGCGATCTGCGCCGCCACATGCGTCCCGACCTGCTGACGGCATCGGTCGACGACATCATGACCCGGCAGCCGAAAACGGTGCCGCCCTCGATGCTCGCGACCGAGATGATCGAGGTGCTGAACACCCGCAAGATCACGACGCTGGTCGTGACCGAGGCCGGCAAGGTGGTGGGCATCGTGCACCTGCACGATCTGCTGCGGGCGGGAGTGGCTTAA
- a CDS encoding Hsp20 family protein codes for MRSYDLTPFYRSTVGFDRLFSLLDQASSDGSPGYPPYNIERTGENAYRITVAVSGFAKDELSIVAKENTLTIKGEKVANENSKNEVLYRGIAARAFERAFQLADFVQVKDASLENGLLHVDLVREIPEAKKPRQIAINTSAKAQVIENSAAQVAA; via the coding sequence ATGCGTAGCTACGATCTCACCCCGTTCTATCGTTCCACCGTCGGCTTCGACCGCCTCTTCAGCCTGCTCGACCAGGCCAGTTCGGACGGCAGCCCCGGTTATCCCCCCTATAATATCGAGCGCACCGGCGAGAACGCCTACCGCATCACCGTCGCGGTTTCGGGTTTCGCCAAGGATGAGCTCTCCATCGTCGCGAAGGAAAATACGCTGACGATCAAGGGCGAAAAGGTCGCCAACGAGAACAGCAAGAACGAAGTGCTCTACCGCGGCATCGCCGCGCGTGCCTTCGAGCGCGCCTTCCAGCTCGCCGACTTCGTGCAGGTGAAGGACGCCTCGCTCGAGAACGGGCTGCTCCATGTCGACCTCGTCCGCGAGATTCCCGAGGCGAAGAAACCGCGCCAGATCGCGATCAACACCAGCGCGAAGGCGCAGGTGATCGAGAACTCGGCCGCGCAAGTCGCCGCGTAA
- the gltB gene encoding glutamate synthase large subunit codes for MNGSQFERASIVAEELSATVASKTTDPIQEHNSRPPAEGLYDPSLEKDSCGVGFIANIKGQKSHAIVADALSILCNLEHRGAVGADPRAGDGAGILVQIPHAFFSRKAKEIGFALPEPGEYAIGALFMPRDTAWRNVIKSIIADQIKEEGLTLLGWRDVPTDNSSLGVTVKPTEPACMQVFIGRNGTAKTEDDFERRLYILRKSISQAIYQRRDRGLAGYYPCSMSCRTVIYKGMFLADQLGKYYPDLHEKDFESALALVHQRFSTNTFPAWSLAHPYRMIAHNGEINTLRGNTNWMAARQASVSSELYGKDINRLWPISYEGQSDTACFDNALEFLVQGGYSLPHAVMMMIPEAWAGNPLMDEKRRAFYEYHAALMEPWDGPAAIAFTDGRQIGATLDRNGLRPARYLVTKDDRIVMASEMGVLTIPEDQIITKWRLQPGKMLLVDLEQGRLIPDDEIKAELAKSHPYKEWLERTQIVLEELPKVPTTGVRSNLSLLDRQQAFGYSQEDIAILMTPMAATGEEAAGSMGNDTPISALSDKAKPLFTYFKQNFAQVTNPPIDPIREELVMSLVSIIGPRPNLFDLQGMATTKRLEVRQPILTDADLEKIRSISDVADTHFKSRTLDTTFHAGLGAAGMDQVLDELCARAESAVREGVNIIILSDRMVGTDRVPIPSLLACASVHHHLIRTGLRTSVGLVVESGEPREVHHFACLAGYGAEAINPYLAFETIIAMKDRLPGSLDDYEIVKRYIKSIGKGLLKVMSKMGISTYQSYCGAQIFDAVGLKADFVAKFFAGTHTRVEGVGLGEIAEEAVRRHADAFGDAQVYKTALDVGGEYAYRSRGEDHAWTAESVSLLQHAARGNSQERYRAFAKILNEQSERLLTLRGLFRIKNAEEEKRKPIPLDQVEPAKDIVKRFATGAMSFGSISREAHTTLAIAMNRIGGKSNTGEGGEEADRFKPMPNGDSMRSAIKQVASGRFGVTTEYLVNSDMMQIKMAQGAKPGEGGQLPGHKVDATIAKVRHSTPGVGLISPPPHHDIYSIEDLAQLIYDLKNVNPAGDVSVKLVSEIGVGTVAAGVAKARADHVTIAGFEGGTGASPLTSIKHAGSPWEIGLAETHQTLVRERLRSRIVVQVDGGFRTGRDVVIGALLGADEFGFATAPLIAAGCIMMRKCHLNTCPVGVATQDPVLRKRFTGQPEHVINYFFFVAEEVREIMASLGFRTFNEMVGQVQLLDQTKLVAHWKAKGLDFSKLFVKQKEEKGQKIYHSERQNHHLEAVLDRSLIEKAQPALDRGAPVKIEATINSTNRSAGAMLSGTVAKIYGHAGLPHDTIHVSLKGTAGQAFGAWLAHGVTFELEGEGNDYVGKGLSGGKIIVKPPRNSAIVPEESIIVGNTVMYGAIEGECYFRGIAGERFAVRNSGAVAVVEGAGDHCCEYMTGGIVVVLGKTGRNFAAGMSGGIAYVLDETGDFDRLCNMAMVELEPVLSEELINAGTYHHSGDLEAHGRVDVFKNLLASDVERLHVLISRHAKATGSKRAADILANWKDWLPKFRKVMPVEYRRALREMAANADAEPKIAIGA; via the coding sequence ATGAACGGGTCGCAATTCGAGCGCGCAAGCATCGTGGCAGAAGAGCTGTCGGCGACGGTCGCCTCGAAAACGACCGATCCGATCCAGGAGCATAATTCGCGCCCTCCGGCCGAAGGCCTGTACGATCCGAGCCTGGAGAAGGATAGCTGCGGCGTCGGCTTCATCGCCAACATCAAGGGCCAGAAGTCGCACGCGATCGTCGCGGACGCGCTGAGCATCCTCTGCAACCTCGAGCACCGCGGCGCCGTCGGCGCCGACCCGCGCGCCGGTGACGGCGCCGGCATCCTGGTGCAGATCCCGCACGCCTTCTTCAGCCGCAAGGCGAAGGAGATCGGCTTCGCGCTGCCGGAGCCCGGCGAATACGCCATCGGCGCGCTGTTCATGCCGCGCGACACCGCCTGGCGCAACGTCATCAAGAGCATCATTGCCGACCAGATCAAGGAAGAGGGCCTGACCCTGCTCGGCTGGCGCGACGTGCCGACCGACAATTCCTCGCTCGGCGTCACCGTGAAGCCGACCGAGCCTGCCTGCATGCAGGTGTTCATCGGCCGCAACGGCACCGCCAAGACCGAGGACGATTTCGAGCGCCGGCTCTACATCCTGCGTAAGTCGATCTCGCAGGCGATCTACCAGCGCCGCGACCGCGGGCTTGCGGGCTATTACCCCTGCTCGATGTCCTGCCGCACGGTGATCTACAAGGGCATGTTCCTCGCCGACCAGCTCGGCAAGTACTATCCCGACCTGCACGAGAAGGATTTCGAGAGCGCGCTCGCGCTGGTTCACCAGCGCTTCTCGACCAACACCTTCCCGGCCTGGTCGCTGGCGCATCCCTATCGCATGATCGCGCATAACGGCGAGATCAACACGCTGCGCGGCAACACCAATTGGATGGCGGCGCGGCAGGCCTCTGTAAGCTCCGAGCTGTACGGCAAGGACATCAACCGGCTCTGGCCGATCTCCTACGAAGGCCAGTCGGACACCGCCTGCTTCGACAACGCGCTCGAATTCCTGGTGCAGGGCGGCTACTCGCTGCCGCACGCCGTCATGATGATGATCCCGGAGGCGTGGGCCGGCAATCCCTTGATGGATGAGAAGCGCCGCGCCTTCTACGAATATCATGCCGCGCTGATGGAGCCATGGGACGGCCCCGCCGCGATCGCCTTCACCGACGGCCGCCAGATCGGCGCCACGCTCGACCGCAACGGCCTGCGGCCCGCGCGCTATCTCGTCACCAAGGACGACCGCATCGTGATGGCGTCCGAGATGGGCGTGCTGACGATCCCCGAGGACCAGATCATCACCAAGTGGCGCTTGCAGCCCGGCAAGATGCTGCTGGTCGACCTCGAGCAAGGTCGTCTCATTCCCGACGACGAGATCAAGGCCGAGCTCGCCAAGAGCCATCCCTACAAGGAGTGGCTGGAGCGGACCCAGATCGTCCTCGAAGAGCTGCCGAAGGTCCCGACGACGGGCGTGCGCTCGAACCTTTCGCTGCTCGATCGCCAGCAGGCGTTCGGCTACAGCCAGGAAGACATCGCCATCCTGATGACGCCGATGGCCGCCACCGGCGAGGAAGCCGCGGGCTCGATGGGCAACGACACGCCGATCTCGGCGCTGTCGGACAAGGCCAAGCCGCTATTCACCTACTTCAAGCAGAACTTCGCGCAGGTCACCAATCCGCCGATCGACCCGATCCGCGAGGAGCTGGTGATGAGCCTCGTCTCGATCATCGGGCCGCGGCCGAACCTGTTCGACCTGCAGGGCATGGCCACCACCAAGCGCCTCGAAGTGCGCCAGCCGATCCTGACCGACGCGGACCTCGAAAAGATCCGCTCGATCTCGGACGTGGCCGACACTCACTTCAAGTCGCGCACGCTGGACACCACCTTCCACGCCGGGCTCGGCGCGGCCGGCATGGACCAGGTGCTGGACGAGCTCTGCGCGCGCGCCGAGAGCGCGGTGCGCGAGGGCGTCAACATCATCATCCTGTCCGACCGCATGGTCGGCACCGACCGGGTGCCGATCCCCTCGCTGCTGGCTTGTGCTTCGGTGCATCATCACCTGATCCGCACGGGCCTGCGCACCTCCGTCGGCCTCGTCGTCGAATCCGGTGAGCCGCGCGAAGTGCATCACTTCGCCTGCCTTGCCGGCTACGGCGCGGAAGCGATCAATCCATACCTCGCGTTCGAGACCATCATCGCGATGAAGGACCGCCTGCCCGGCTCGCTCGACGACTACGAGATCGTCAAGCGCTACATCAAGTCGATCGGCAAGGGCCTCCTGAAGGTGATGTCCAAAATGGGCATCTCGACCTACCAGTCCTATTGCGGCGCGCAGATCTTCGACGCGGTCGGCCTCAAGGCCGACTTCGTCGCAAAGTTCTTCGCCGGCACGCATACCCGCGTCGAGGGCGTCGGTCTCGGCGAGATCGCCGAAGAAGCCGTGCGCCGTCATGCCGATGCGTTCGGGGACGCGCAGGTCTACAAGACGGCGCTCGATGTCGGCGGCGAATATGCCTATCGCAGCCGCGGCGAGGACCATGCCTGGACCGCGGAATCGGTGTCGCTGCTCCAGCACGCCGCGCGCGGCAATTCGCAGGAGCGCTATCGCGCCTTCGCAAAGATCCTCAACGAGCAGTCGGAGCGTTTGCTGACACTGCGCGGCCTGTTCCGGATCAAGAACGCCGAGGAAGAGAAGCGCAAGCCGATCCCGCTCGACCAGGTCGAGCCGGCCAAGGACATCGTCAAGCGCTTCGCCACGGGTGCGATGAGCTTCGGCTCGATCTCGCGCGAGGCACACACCACGCTCGCGATCGCCATGAACCGGATTGGCGGCAAGTCGAATACCGGCGAAGGCGGCGAGGAAGCCGACCGCTTCAAGCCGATGCCGAACGGCGATTCCATGCGCTCGGCGATCAAGCAGGTCGCCTCGGGCCGCTTCGGCGTCACCACGGAGTATCTCGTCAACTCCGACATGATGCAGATCAAGATGGCGCAGGGTGCCAAGCCCGGCGAAGGCGGCCAGCTGCCCGGCCACAAGGTCGACGCGACCATCGCCAAGGTCCGGCACTCGACGCCGGGCGTCGGCCTGATCTCGCCGCCGCCGCACCACGACATCTACTCGATCGAGGATCTGGCGCAGCTCATCTACGACCTCAAGAACGTCAACCCGGCGGGCGACGTCTCGGTCAAGCTGGTCTCGGAGATCGGCGTCGGCACGGTCGCCGCGGGCGTTGCGAAAGCGCGCGCCGACCATGTCACCATCGCGGGCTTCGAGGGCGGCACCGGTGCTTCGCCCCTGACCTCGATCAAGCATGCCGGCTCGCCGTGGGAGATCGGCCTTGCCGAAACCCACCAGACGCTGGTGCGCGAGCGGCTGCGCAGCCGCATCGTGGTCCAGGTCGACGGCGGCTTCCGCACGGGCCGTGACGTCGTGATCGGCGCGCTGCTCGGCGCGGACGAGTTCGGCTTCGCCACCGCGCCCCTGATTGCGGCCGGCTGCATCATGATGCGCAAGTGCCATCTCAACACCTGCCCGGTCGGCGTCGCGACCCAGGACCCCGTCCTGCGCAAGCGCTTCACCGGCCAGCCCGAGCACGTGATCAACTACTTCTTCTTCGTCGCGGAGGAAGTCCGCGAGATCATGGCCTCGCTCGGCTTCCGCACCTTCAACGAGATGGTCGGCCAGGTGCAACTGCTCGACCAGACCAAGCTGGTCGCGCATTGGAAGGCCAAGGGGCTCGACTTCTCGAAGCTGTTCGTCAAGCAGAAGGAAGAGAAGGGTCAGAAGATCTATCACTCCGAGCGCCAGAACCATCATCTGGAGGCGGTGCTCGACCGCTCGCTGATCGAGAAGGCGCAGCCTGCGCTCGACCGCGGCGCGCCAGTGAAGATCGAGGCCACGATCAACAGCACCAACCGCTCGGCCGGCGCGATGCTGTCCGGCACGGTCGCCAAGATCTACGGCCATGCCGGCCTGCCGCATGACACCATCCATGTCAGCCTCAAGGGCACCGCGGGACAAGCCTTCGGCGCCTGGCTCGCCCACGGCGTCACCTTCGAGCTCGAAGGCGAAGGCAACGACTATGTCGGCAAGGGCCTCTCGGGCGGCAAGATCATCGTCAAGCCGCCGAGAAATTCGGCCATCGTGCCTGAAGAGAGCATCATCGTCGGCAACACCGTGATGTACGGCGCGATCGAGGGCGAGTGCTACTTCCGCGGCATCGCCGGCGAACGCTTCGCCGTGCGCAACTCGGGCGCGGTCGCCGTGGTCGAGGGCGCGGGCGATCATTGCTGCGAATACATGACCGGCGGCATCGTGGTCGTGCTCGGCAAGACCGGGCGCAACTTCGCGGCCGGCATGTCCGGCGGCATCGCCTATGTGCTCGACGAGACCGGCGACTTCGACAGGCTGTGCAACATGGCGATGGTCGAGCTCGAGCCGGTGCTGTCGGAAGAGCTGATCAACGCCGGCACCTATCACCACTCCGGTGACCTCGAAGCGCATGGCCGGGTCGACGTGTTCAAGAACCTGCTCGCCTCCGACGTCGAGCGGCTGCACGTCCTGATCTCGCGCCACGCGAAAGCCACCGGCTCCAAGCGCGCCGCCGACATCCTCGCCAATTGGAAGGACTGGCTGCCCAAATTCCGCAAGGTGATGCCGGTCGAGTACCGGCGCGCGCTGCGCGAAATGGCCGCCAACGCGGACGCCGAGCCGAAAATCGCGATCGGGGCGTAA
- a CDS encoding alpha/beta fold hydrolase, which translates to MTFWRSLFVAASLLAAPISLAHAQTPQTVKATNVVLVHGAWADGSSWSEVIPILQAVGLHVTAVQNPLSSLADSVEATKRALAEQDGPTVLVAHSWGGTVISQVGTDPKVTGLVYVAARAPDANEDFVALSKQFPAGPARAGIVERGGTTKLSEDAFLKYFANGVKPEQAKELYAVQWPTASSIFAGRTTEAAWHAKPSWYAVSKNDYTINPDLERFLAKRMNATTVELDAGHLSLVSHPKEVANLILEAAGYPRS; encoded by the coding sequence ATGACTTTTTGGCGCAGCCTTTTCGTCGCCGCGAGCCTGCTGGCGGCTCCTATCAGCCTCGCTCACGCACAGACACCGCAGACCGTGAAGGCGACCAACGTCGTGCTGGTGCACGGCGCCTGGGCCGACGGCTCCAGTTGGTCGGAGGTGATCCCGATCCTGCAGGCCGTGGGCCTGCATGTGACGGCCGTGCAGAATCCGCTGTCATCGCTCGCCGACTCCGTCGAAGCGACCAAGCGCGCGCTGGCCGAGCAGGATGGTCCGACCGTGCTGGTCGCGCATTCCTGGGGCGGCACCGTGATCAGCCAGGTCGGCACCGACCCGAAAGTGACCGGCCTCGTCTATGTCGCAGCCCGCGCCCCCGATGCGAACGAGGATTTCGTCGCGCTGTCGAAGCAGTTTCCCGCGGGCCCTGCCCGTGCCGGCATCGTCGAGCGCGGTGGCACCACAAAACTCTCGGAAGATGCCTTCCTGAAGTATTTTGCCAACGGCGTGAAGCCGGAGCAGGCGAAGGAGCTCTACGCCGTGCAATGGCCGACCGCGTCTTCGATCTTCGCCGGCCGCACCACGGAAGCGGCGTGGCATGCGAAGCCGAGCTGGTACGCGGTCTCGAAGAACGACTACACCATCAACCCCGATCTCGAGCGCTTCCTCGCCAAGCGCATGAACGCCACCACGGTCGAGCTCGATGCCGGCCATCTCTCGCTGGTCTCGCACCCGAAGGAAGTGGCGAACCTGATCCTGGAGGCGGCGGGGTATCCGCGGAGCTGA
- a CDS encoding glutamate synthase subunit beta — protein MGKITGFLEIERRDRKYTPVAERVKHYKEFVVPLSEKEVRDQAARCMNCGIPYCHGTGSVAPGTPGCPVNNQIPDWNDLVYQGNWEEASRNLHSTNNFPEFTGRICPAPCEASCTLNIDDNPVTIKTIECAIVDRAWDNGWLKPEVAAVKTGKKVAVIGSGPAGMACAQQLARAGHDVHLFEKYAKAGGLLRYGIPDFKMEKGVIDRRVKQMEGEGVTFHYNSHVGADGNVDPREMLNEYDAVALTGGAEAPRDLPIPGRELSGIHYAMDFLPQQNRRVSEEPLGGVQEILAGGKHVVVIGGGDTGSDCIGTSLRQGALSVTQLEIMPAPPERENKGLTWPNWPLKMRTSSSQAEGAVREYAVLTQKFSGENGKVKKLHCVHVDDKFKPIAGTEFELDAELVLLAMGFVHPVHEGLLKLLSVELDPRGNVKANTLDYQTSRPNVFTAGDMRRGQSLVVWAIREGRLCARSIDTFLMGKTDLPR, from the coding sequence ATGGGCAAGATCACGGGTTTTCTCGAAATCGAACGGCGCGACCGCAAGTACACCCCGGTCGCCGAGCGCGTGAAGCATTACAAGGAATTCGTCGTTCCCCTCTCCGAGAAAGAGGTGCGCGACCAGGCCGCGCGTTGCATGAATTGCGGCATTCCCTATTGCCACGGCACCGGCTCGGTGGCGCCCGGCACGCCCGGCTGCCCGGTCAACAACCAGATCCCCGACTGGAACGACCTCGTCTATCAGGGCAATTGGGAAGAGGCCTCGCGCAACCTGCACTCGACCAACAATTTCCCGGAGTTCACGGGGCGCATCTGTCCTGCGCCGTGCGAAGCGTCCTGCACGCTCAACATCGACGACAACCCGGTCACCATCAAGACCATCGAATGCGCGATCGTCGACCGCGCCTGGGACAATGGCTGGCTGAAGCCTGAGGTCGCAGCCGTCAAGACCGGCAAGAAGGTCGCCGTGATCGGCTCGGGCCCGGCCGGCATGGCCTGCGCGCAGCAGCTCGCGCGCGCCGGCCACGACGTGCACTTGTTCGAGAAGTACGCCAAGGCCGGCGGCCTGCTGCGTTATGGCATCCCCGACTTCAAGATGGAGAAGGGCGTCATCGACCGCCGCGTCAAGCAGATGGAAGGCGAAGGCGTCACCTTCCACTACAACAGCCATGTCGGCGCCGACGGCAATGTCGATCCGCGCGAGATGCTCAACGAGTACGACGCCGTGGCGCTGACCGGCGGCGCGGAAGCCCCGCGCGACCTGCCGATCCCCGGCCGCGAGCTGTCCGGCATTCACTACGCCATGGACTTCCTGCCGCAGCAGAACCGCCGCGTCTCCGAGGAGCCGCTCGGCGGCGTCCAGGAGATTTTGGCCGGCGGCAAGCACGTCGTCGTCATCGGCGGCGGCGACACCGGAAGCGACTGTATCGGCACCTCGCTGCGCCAGGGCGCGCTGTCGGTAACCCAACTCGAGATCATGCCCGCTCCCCCTGAGCGCGAGAACAAGGGCCTGACCTGGCCGAACTGGCCGCTGAAGATGCGGACCTCGTCCAGCCAGGCCGAAGGCGCGGTGCGCGAATACGCGGTGCTGACCCAGAAGTTCTCCGGCGAGAACGGCAAGGTCAAGAAGCTGCACTGCGTGCACGTCGACGACAAGTTCAAGCCGATTGCCGGCACCGAGTTCGAACTCGACGCCGAACTCGTCCTGCTCGCGATGGGTTTTGTGCACCCCGTGCACGAGGGCCTGCTCAAGCTGCTCTCGGTCGAGCTCGACCCGCGCGGCAACGTCAAGGCCAACACGCTAGACTACCAGACCTCGCGCCCGAACGTGTTCACCGCCGGCGACATGCGGCGGGGGCAGTCGCTCGTGGTGTGGGCGATCCGCGAGGGCCGGCTGTGTGCACGGTCGATCGATACGTTCCTGATGGGGAAGACGGATCTGCCGCGGTAG
- a CDS encoding outer membrane beta-barrel protein, with translation MGSSPGTGRSKRALILRAALPCLVPCLALTTLGSAPAAAQSLTPDLFNPNRGGFASPETLPTRRTAGVPQAPSDALPALPDPNADPRKRQQTPATSRIGQVPTYGLPAASGASSSGYDALNRKRQQPKLYPGQPKPKRAAGPGSPAPTTAPPPSTLGLPKIAPPPSASANKSPVPAAMAGTVPGQPLRRRLKADDDPFGAVGDYAGSFLIKGGLELSAGYDTNPTRLNKPVGSPVYVVAPDLLVVSDWERHALVADLRGSFSGYTTNMPATINGFASPSPVEADRPDFTGHVDGRLDVDRDLKLTSQLRLRLATDNPGSPNVQAGLQKYPVYAAYGTTVGFDQTFNRFQVAAGATIDRTAYTDSRLTDGSTFSNDDRNFNQYGGVGRFSYDLKPGLKPFVEIQGDTRVHDQAADRNGYFRDSNGGYAKVGSSFEFSRILTGEISVGYSARNYTDPRLSQLAGFLTTGSLIWNASGLTTVKFFTDTQIAETTVPGSSGVLVRTYSAEVDHDFRRWLTAVGKFTYGTLDYQGQNRNDKTYSFENNLIYKLNRNIWVKGTLRHDILDSNVAGSSSQGTVVMLGVRLQN, from the coding sequence GTGGGGTCGTCTCCAGGCACCGGCCGGAGCAAGCGCGCGCTCATTCTGCGCGCGGCTTTGCCGTGTCTTGTCCCCTGTCTTGCGCTGACGACCCTCGGAAGTGCCCCCGCGGCCGCCCAGAGCCTCACGCCCGACCTGTTCAATCCCAACCGTGGCGGCTTCGCTTCGCCCGAGACGCTGCCGACGCGCCGCACGGCGGGCGTGCCGCAGGCGCCGTCGGATGCGCTGCCGGCGCTGCCAGACCCCAACGCCGATCCGCGCAAGCGGCAGCAAACGCCGGCGACCTCGCGCATCGGCCAGGTCCCGACATATGGATTGCCCGCCGCGAGCGGCGCGAGCAGCTCCGGCTACGACGCCCTCAACCGCAAGCGGCAGCAACCCAAGCTCTATCCCGGCCAGCCGAAGCCGAAGCGCGCGGCCGGTCCCGGCTCGCCGGCGCCGACCACAGCGCCGCCGCCGTCCACGCTCGGCCTGCCGAAGATTGCACCGCCGCCATCGGCGTCCGCAAACAAGTCACCCGTGCCTGCGGCGATGGCGGGCACCGTGCCCGGCCAACCGCTGCGCCGCCGCCTCAAGGCCGATGACGATCCGTTCGGAGCCGTCGGCGATTATGCCGGCAGCTTCCTGATCAAGGGCGGGCTCGAGCTCTCCGCCGGCTACGACACCAACCCGACGCGTCTGAACAAGCCGGTCGGCTCCCCGGTCTACGTCGTCGCACCGGATCTCCTTGTGGTGTCCGATTGGGAGCGCCACGCGCTGGTCGCTGACCTGCGCGGCTCGTTCTCAGGCTACACCACCAACATGCCGGCGACGATCAACGGCTTTGCCTCGCCTTCGCCGGTCGAGGCCGATCGCCCCGACTTCACCGGCCATGTCGACGGCCGGCTCGACGTCGACCGCGATCTCAAGCTGACCTCGCAGCTGCGCCTGCGCCTCGCCACCGACAATCCCGGCAGCCCCAACGTGCAAGCCGGCCTGCAGAAATATCCTGTCTACGCCGCCTACGGCACGACGGTCGGCTTCGACCAGACCTTCAATCGTTTCCAGGTCGCCGCCGGAGCCACAATCGATCGCACCGCCTACACGGATTCGAGGCTCACCGACGGCTCGACCTTCAGCAACGACGACCGCAACTTCAATCAGTATGGCGGCGTGGGGCGCTTCTCCTACGATCTCAAGCCGGGCCTGAAGCCGTTCGTCGAGATCCAGGGCGACACCCGCGTCCACGACCAGGCCGCCGATCGCAACGGCTACTTCCGCGATTCCAACGGCGGCTATGCCAAGGTCGGCTCGTCCTTCGAATTCTCGCGCATCCTCACCGGCGAAATCTCCGTCGGCTATTCCGCGCGCAACTACACTGATCCGCGCCTGAGCCAGCTCGCAGGCTTCCTGACCACGGGCTCGCTGATCTGGAATGCGAGCGGCCTCACCACGGTGAAATTCTTCACCGACACGCAGATCGCCGAGACCACCGTGCCCGGCTCCTCCGGCGTTCTCGTGCGCACCTACTCCGCCGAAGTCGACCACGACTTCCGCCGCTGGCTCACCGCCGTCGGCAAGTTCACCTACGGCACGCTCGACTACCAGGGCCAGAACCGCAACGACAAGACCTACTCGTTCGAGAACAACCTGATCTACAAGCTCAACCGCAACATCTGGGTCAAGGGCACGCTGCGGCATGACATCCTGGATTCGAATGTCGCGGGGTCTAGCTCGCAGGGGACGGTGGTGATGCTCGGGGTGCGGTTGCAGAATTAG